A genomic region of Microbacterium schleiferi contains the following coding sequences:
- a CDS encoding GNAT family N-acetyltransferase: MDLTSPFQHGPVSIRLVRARDARVLQQLLLDNRSWLRRWEATSPDGPVSFDMRLSIRRLLQQHREGSGVPYVMEYDGEVTGQLNVWGIARGSLASATIGYWIAEKFAGRNITPISVALATDICFRELNLHRVEICIRPENRASLRIVEKLGFRYEGYRRRYIHIDGDWRDHYAFALVREDVPEGVLQRWASGRVPAGAATVPPEDRMPI, from the coding sequence GTGGATCTGACGTCACCCTTTCAGCACGGCCCGGTATCGATCCGGCTAGTGCGTGCGCGCGATGCGCGCGTGCTGCAGCAGCTTCTGCTGGACAACCGCTCGTGGTTGCGCCGGTGGGAAGCGACGAGCCCCGACGGCCCGGTCTCGTTCGACATGAGACTGAGCATCCGTCGCCTGCTGCAGCAGCACCGCGAGGGCTCGGGCGTGCCCTACGTCATGGAGTACGACGGCGAGGTCACGGGCCAGCTCAACGTGTGGGGGATCGCTCGCGGATCGCTCGCGTCGGCGACGATCGGGTACTGGATCGCCGAGAAGTTCGCCGGCCGCAACATCACGCCGATCTCTGTCGCGCTCGCTACCGACATCTGCTTCCGCGAGCTTAACCTCCACCGCGTCGAGATCTGCATCCGCCCCGAGAATCGCGCGAGCTTGCGCATCGTCGAGAAGCTCGGCTTCCGCTACGAGGGGTATCGGCGCCGCTACATCCATATCGACGGGGATTGGCGCGATCACTACGCGTTCGCGCTCGTGCGCGAGGACGTTCCCGAGGGCGTGCTGCAGCGGTGGGCCTCCGGCCGGGTCCCGGCGGGTGCCGCGACCGTGCCTCCGGAGGATCGGATGCCGATCTAG
- the galU gene encoding UTP--glucose-1-phosphate uridylyltransferase GalU, producing MSDLPFKAVIPAAGLGTRFLPATKAMPKEMLPVVDKPAIQYVVEEAASAGIQDVLIIIGRNKNNIANHFDSVPELEEKLREKGDGKKLAAVEHSSDLAEVHMVRQGEPKGLGHAVLRAKSHVGTHPFAVLLGDDLIDERDPLLTKMLDEHRRTGAAIVALMEVDPEQIHLYGCAVAEPTDDPDVVTVGGLVEKPSKEDAPSNLAIIGRYVLAPTVFDVLEHTQPGKGGEIQLTDALEELAKDPNGPGVRGVIFRGRRYDTGDKVDYIKAIVQLASDREDIGAELKPWLKEFAATL from the coding sequence ATGTCTGATCTTCCCTTCAAGGCAGTGATCCCCGCAGCGGGCCTCGGCACCCGCTTCCTTCCTGCCACCAAAGCCATGCCCAAAGAGATGCTGCCGGTCGTTGACAAGCCGGCGATCCAGTACGTCGTGGAAGAAGCGGCGAGCGCCGGCATCCAGGATGTCCTGATCATCATCGGACGCAACAAGAACAACATCGCCAACCACTTCGACTCGGTTCCCGAGCTCGAAGAGAAGCTGCGCGAAAAGGGCGACGGCAAGAAGCTTGCGGCTGTCGAGCATTCCTCGGACCTCGCCGAGGTTCACATGGTGCGTCAGGGCGAGCCCAAGGGCCTCGGACACGCGGTCCTTCGCGCGAAGTCGCACGTCGGTACCCACCCCTTTGCTGTGCTGCTCGGCGACGATCTGATCGATGAGCGCGACCCGCTGCTGACCAAGATGCTCGATGAGCACCGTCGCACGGGCGCGGCGATCGTGGCTCTCATGGAGGTCGACCCCGAGCAGATCCACCTGTACGGCTGCGCTGTCGCCGAGCCGACGGACGATCCGGATGTCGTCACCGTCGGTGGCCTGGTTGAGAAGCCGTCCAAGGAGGACGCTCCCTCGAACCTCGCGATCATCGGGCGGTACGTGTTGGCGCCGACCGTGTTCGACGTGCTCGAGCACACCCAGCCGGGCAAGGGCGGCGAAATCCAACTCACGGATGCTCTCGAGGAGCTTGCGAAGGACCCGAACGGTCCCGGTGTACGGGGCGTCATTTTCCGCGGGCGTCGCTACGACACCGGCGATAAGGTGGACTACATCAAGGCCATCGTTCAGCTCGCTTCGGACCGTGAGGATATCGGCGCCGAGCTGAAGCCCTGGTTGAAGGAGTTCGCGGCGACCCTGTAA
- a CDS encoding 5-formyltetrahydrofolate cyclo-ligase, whose amino-acid sequence MSDAIADAKRAMRADLRERRQTISEPAREAAADGIRTQLDALVDRLGATSLSCFLSTTTEPGTREFVNAAIDRGLRVLLPITRADGLLDWTVAERDGSEIEGLFGMPEPTGELLGPIAVNDVDLMIIPAAAVDTTGMRLGWGRGYFDKTIGSMERCPPVYAVIFDDELVPEVPRDLHDQPVAGVVTPTRIVDLHPDQS is encoded by the coding sequence ATGTCCGATGCGATCGCCGATGCCAAGCGTGCGATGCGCGCGGACCTCCGAGAGCGTCGGCAGACGATCTCCGAACCCGCCCGGGAAGCCGCCGCGGACGGCATCCGTACCCAGCTCGACGCTCTCGTCGACCGGCTCGGCGCAACGTCCCTCTCGTGCTTCCTGTCGACGACGACCGAGCCCGGCACACGCGAGTTCGTCAATGCCGCGATCGACCGAGGCCTGCGGGTTCTGCTTCCCATTACCCGCGCCGACGGACTGCTCGACTGGACGGTCGCCGAGCGCGATGGCAGCGAGATCGAGGGGCTGTTCGGCATGCCGGAACCGACCGGCGAACTGCTCGGCCCGATCGCTGTCAACGATGTCGATCTCATGATCATCCCCGCCGCAGCCGTCGACACGACCGGCATGCGGCTCGGCTGGGGACGCGGCTACTTCGACAAGACGATCGGCTCGATGGAACGCTGCCCACCCGTCTACGCGGTGATCTTCGACGACGAACTCGTGCCGGAGGTTCCCCGAGACCTCCACGACCAGCCGGTGGCGGGCGTCGTCACTCCCACCCGCATCGTCGACCTGCATCCTGACCAGAGCTGA
- a CDS encoding FmdB family zinc ribbon protein: protein MPTYAYACRQCGHRFETVQSFSDASLTECPECGGPLRKEYGSIGVTFNGSGFYRTDSRAGASSGAKDSGSKDSGSKDSGSKDSGSKDSGSKSSSSSSTSSSSTTSTTSAG, encoded by the coding sequence ATGCCCACGTACGCCTACGCCTGCCGCCAGTGCGGCCACCGATTCGAAACCGTCCAGTCGTTCTCGGATGCCTCGCTGACCGAGTGTCCGGAGTGCGGCGGTCCGCTGCGCAAGGAGTACGGTTCCATCGGCGTGACCTTCAACGGGTCGGGCTTCTACCGCACCGACTCTCGCGCCGGCGCGAGTTCGGGCGCGAAGGACTCCGGTTCCAAGGACTCCGGTTCCAAGGACTCCGGTTCCAAGGACTCCGGTTCCAAGGACTCCGGTTCCAAGAGCTCGAGTTCGTCATCCACCTCCTCCAGCAGCACCACCTCAACCACGAGCGCCGGCTGA
- the mscL gene encoding large conductance mechanosensitive channel protein MscL yields the protein MIKGFREFILRGNVIDLAVAVVIGAAFTTIVNTLVASFINPLIGLFFAADSLNEALAVPVPTLGGGTVTFAFGAIIGAVINFLAVAVVVYFVFVMPMNRLKERAAAREQLPPEPEPMPSEAEILIQIRDLLQKQNDTAPPKP from the coding sequence ATGATCAAGGGATTCCGGGAGTTCATCCTCCGCGGCAACGTCATCGACCTCGCGGTAGCCGTCGTCATCGGCGCTGCCTTCACCACCATCGTCAACACGCTTGTCGCTTCGTTCATCAACCCGCTCATCGGCCTCTTCTTCGCCGCCGACAGCCTCAATGAGGCGCTGGCGGTTCCGGTTCCCACGCTCGGCGGGGGCACGGTGACCTTCGCCTTCGGTGCGATCATCGGCGCCGTCATCAACTTCCTCGCGGTCGCGGTGGTCGTCTACTTCGTGTTCGTCATGCCGATGAACAGGCTCAAGGAACGCGCCGCGGCCCGCGAACAGTTGCCGCCCGAGCCCGAGCCGATGCCGAGCGAGGCCGAGATTCTCATCCAGATCCGCGACCTGTTGCAGAAGCAGAACGACACGGCCCCGCCGAAGCCCTAG
- a CDS encoding AAA family ATPase — protein sequence MRAVSVDPADLSLADTDATIVHIAEEERQRLRTQAADLGGRSALLHFSDTPDSGIEITKAHPGSLPQFITGRSTLLSGLFRDEVALGTARRAAERITTKNVELRTARGIDAVRLAVGIASWRIGGLECIAPVLLRPLAIRRHHTDFELKLHGSFQVNPELLRAMRMHFGIELDGDALSGLAYDQGVFKPQPVIDHLRALMAQIPSFVVKPRLVVSTFVDVGSAMVRDAAHLDHPVLNALAGHPADRETVTLRRPVPVTPGPDERVPAADTLLLDADAEQEAVLARVTAGQSVVVHTLPGTGGTQTVINAVGALVREGRRVLVVSARRSTLDGVRHRLAGVGLPGLAVSPSELQRDLVRAIGRNEKAVAPKVSEIDDALVRLRTVLRDYRSSLADRHDALGTSVLDILRQLSVLAQREDPPTTTARLDIETLVRLARGREDAAAKLASAARLGEFRIGPSDSPWYGVSFATTEQARSAHALAGKLHRMDLPHLLERGYVLLGQTHMRPFESIGELGEYLRLLQGIRDSLDRFSPTVFERPIGDLIQAHAPRRDTSTLSGADRRRLRRLSREYVRPGVHVGDMYEALLRIQKQRQQWQRYVDANVVPDIPLGLADVAVAWQRVDAELSELDAVLRRSGSQALSALPVKTLVRTLAGLAAESEVFENLMERASLRSELAALGLEPLLLDLSVRHVPEQQVAGELEYAWWQSALEHLLRSDRALLGANTAVVDRLERDFRLVDEAHAAASGQLLAAQLATQWRVGIVDEPHEATALKQALRDGRTSPRHVISTAPTLMRSLAPVWLASPYEVPAIPDDLVFDVVIISDAASLSLAEASPAIRRGRQIVALGDPVTQKPTAFRVAAGTPSGEDEPEEPFDDASVFERLAEILPVETLTRSYRAGGEDLAELVNGAFYGGEIVSLPWAGSYLGRGSLSVDYVEGGIGVPDPESGAVESPDAEVARVVTLVVEHAVNRGSESLMVITASAKHAARIRAAVDRAFAGRSDVADFVARDSAEPFSVLTLEESVAESRDRVIFSLGFGLTRHGRVLSDFGDLSTADGERLLTVGMTRARRSMVIVSCIRPGAVDDRRLAHGAASLMSILGDVERRARVSRQEDDGDPLMLSLAKELRRLGVAVEVNYRGLLPLVAHHQGKAVVAESDPETIGGSLRESLRLRPQILRRLGWHYVRVHSFDLYSDPGGVAQRIAGILGVTTEAPVAEGDTQPIDVVA from the coding sequence ATGCGTGCGGTGTCGGTGGACCCCGCGGATCTGAGTCTCGCCGACACGGACGCGACGATCGTGCACATCGCCGAAGAGGAGCGCCAGAGGTTGCGCACGCAGGCGGCGGACCTCGGCGGCCGCTCGGCACTGCTGCACTTCTCTGACACACCGGATTCCGGGATCGAGATCACGAAGGCGCACCCGGGGAGTCTTCCGCAGTTCATCACGGGGCGCTCGACGCTCTTGTCGGGCCTGTTCCGCGACGAGGTGGCCCTCGGCACTGCCCGTCGCGCCGCCGAGCGGATCACGACGAAGAACGTCGAGTTGCGCACGGCCCGAGGTATCGATGCGGTGCGCCTGGCGGTCGGGATCGCGTCGTGGCGAATCGGTGGGCTGGAGTGCATCGCCCCTGTTCTGCTGCGCCCGCTGGCGATCCGTCGTCATCACACCGACTTCGAACTGAAGCTCCACGGCAGCTTCCAGGTCAATCCCGAACTGCTGCGCGCGATGCGGATGCATTTCGGCATCGAACTCGACGGCGACGCCCTGTCGGGTCTCGCCTACGATCAGGGCGTCTTCAAGCCGCAGCCGGTCATCGATCACCTGCGCGCGCTCATGGCGCAGATCCCGTCGTTTGTGGTCAAGCCACGGCTTGTGGTCTCGACGTTCGTGGACGTCGGCTCGGCCATGGTCCGTGACGCCGCGCACCTGGACCACCCGGTCTTGAACGCGCTCGCCGGCCACCCCGCGGATCGCGAGACCGTCACGCTGCGTCGCCCGGTTCCCGTGACGCCCGGTCCTGACGAGCGTGTGCCGGCTGCCGACACTCTGTTGCTGGATGCCGACGCTGAGCAGGAAGCCGTCTTGGCTCGGGTCACCGCGGGCCAGTCCGTCGTGGTGCACACCCTGCCGGGAACCGGCGGAACCCAGACTGTCATCAACGCCGTGGGCGCACTCGTGCGCGAAGGACGTCGCGTGCTCGTCGTCAGTGCGCGCCGCTCGACCCTCGACGGGGTTCGGCACCGCCTGGCCGGTGTCGGGCTCCCGGGTCTTGCCGTGTCGCCGAGCGAACTGCAACGCGATCTCGTCCGCGCGATCGGGCGCAACGAGAAGGCTGTCGCCCCCAAGGTCTCCGAGATCGATGACGCGCTCGTGCGTCTGCGCACGGTTCTGCGTGATTACCGATCGTCGCTGGCTGACCGGCATGACGCTCTGGGCACGTCGGTGCTCGACATCCTGCGCCAGCTGTCGGTACTCGCGCAGCGAGAGGACCCGCCCACGACGACAGCGCGGCTCGATATCGAGACCCTCGTCCGCCTCGCGCGCGGTCGAGAGGATGCCGCGGCAAAGCTGGCATCGGCGGCGCGGCTCGGCGAGTTCCGGATCGGCCCCTCGGACTCTCCCTGGTACGGCGTGAGCTTTGCGACGACCGAGCAGGCGCGTTCGGCGCACGCCCTGGCGGGGAAGCTCCACCGCATGGACCTTCCTCACCTGCTGGAGCGGGGCTACGTTCTGCTTGGGCAGACGCACATGCGCCCGTTCGAGAGCATCGGCGAGCTCGGCGAGTACCTGCGGCTCCTGCAGGGCATCCGGGACTCCCTGGACCGCTTCAGCCCGACGGTGTTCGAACGTCCCATCGGCGACCTGATTCAGGCTCACGCCCCGCGCCGTGACACCTCGACGCTCAGTGGCGCCGACCGTCGCCGGCTCCGCCGTCTGTCGCGCGAGTACGTGCGCCCCGGAGTGCACGTCGGCGACATGTACGAAGCGCTCCTTCGCATCCAGAAGCAGCGTCAGCAGTGGCAGCGGTATGTCGACGCGAACGTCGTTCCCGACATCCCCCTCGGTCTTGCCGACGTCGCGGTGGCCTGGCAACGGGTGGACGCCGAGCTTAGCGAGCTGGATGCCGTCCTCCGGCGATCGGGCTCGCAGGCGCTGTCTGCGCTTCCGGTGAAGACCCTCGTCCGCACCCTCGCAGGGCTCGCGGCCGAGTCGGAGGTCTTCGAGAACCTCATGGAGCGCGCGAGCCTCCGCAGCGAGCTCGCAGCCCTCGGACTCGAGCCGCTGCTGCTCGACCTCTCGGTGCGGCACGTGCCCGAACAGCAGGTCGCCGGTGAGCTGGAGTACGCGTGGTGGCAGTCGGCGCTGGAGCACCTGCTGCGCAGTGACCGGGCGCTCCTGGGAGCCAACACCGCCGTTGTTGACCGCCTGGAGCGCGACTTCCGTCTGGTTGACGAAGCGCACGCGGCGGCATCCGGGCAGCTCCTGGCTGCGCAGCTGGCTACGCAGTGGCGTGTGGGGATCGTCGACGAACCCCACGAAGCCACCGCGCTCAAGCAGGCTCTGCGCGATGGCCGCACCTCGCCGCGCCATGTGATCTCGACGGCGCCGACACTCATGCGCTCTCTCGCGCCGGTCTGGCTCGCCTCTCCGTACGAAGTGCCCGCGATCCCGGATGACCTCGTCTTCGATGTCGTGATCATCTCGGATGCTGCATCCCTGAGCCTGGCCGAGGCGTCGCCCGCGATTCGCCGCGGCCGGCAGATCGTGGCGCTCGGCGATCCCGTAACCCAGAAGCCGACGGCATTCCGCGTTGCCGCGGGTACGCCGAGCGGTGAGGACGAGCCCGAGGAGCCGTTCGACGACGCGAGCGTCTTCGAACGTCTCGCCGAGATTTTGCCCGTTGAGACGCTCACACGCAGCTATCGCGCCGGCGGCGAGGATCTCGCGGAGCTCGTCAACGGAGCGTTCTACGGCGGCGAGATCGTCTCTCTGCCCTGGGCGGGGTCCTACCTCGGGCGGGGGAGCCTCTCGGTCGACTACGTCGAGGGCGGAATCGGTGTTCCCGATCCCGAGTCCGGCGCCGTCGAGAGCCCGGATGCCGAGGTCGCCCGTGTCGTGACGCTCGTCGTCGAGCACGCCGTCAACCGCGGGTCCGAGTCGCTCATGGTCATCACGGCCAGCGCGAAGCATGCTGCCCGCATCCGTGCTGCCGTTGACCGTGCATTCGCCGGGAGGTCGGATGTCGCGGACTTCGTCGCGCGCGACTCCGCCGAGCCGTTCTCGGTGCTCACTCTCGAGGAGTCGGTGGCCGAGAGCCGTGACCGGGTCATCTTCTCGTTGGGCTTCGGCCTCACTCGCCACGGACGGGTTCTCAGCGACTTCGGTGACCTGTCGACCGCCGATGGTGAGCGGCTCCTGACCGTCGGAATGACCCGTGCCCGCCGCTCGATGGTCATCGTGTCATGCATCCGTCCCGGCGCTGTCGATGACCGTCGTTTGGCTCACGGTGCAGCATCCCTCATGTCGATCCTCGGGGATGTCGAACGGCGTGCTCGGGTGTCGCGGCAGGAGGATGACGGCGATCCGTTGATGCTCTCGCTCGCGAAGGAGCTGCGACGCCTGGGCGTGGCTGTCGAGGTGAACTACCGTGGCCTGCTCCCGCTTGTCGCCCACCACCAGGGCAAGGCCGTGGTTGCTGAGAGCGACCCCGAAACGATCGGCGGGTCGCTGCGGGAGTCGTTGCGCCTGCGCCCGCAGATCCTGCGGCGCCTGGGCTGGCACTACGTCCGCGTGCACTCGTTCGATCTGTACAGCGACCCCGGCGGCGTCGCGCAGCGCATCGCCGGAATCCTCGGGGTGACCACGGAAGCACCCGTGGCCGAGGGTGACACGCAGCCGATCGATGTCGTCGCCTGA
- a CDS encoding methylated-DNA--[protein]-cysteine S-methyltransferase, whose product MPPASVASTYVLHPTPLGDVLIVSTPEAVISCHPVYDDPGAELAALTHALGIEPKPGLTDAAQRLSAQLDEYFTGDRMAFDVPLDWRLARGFTREALQAVSRIPFGETAGYGEVAVMAGHPRAARAVGTACATTPFSLVVPVHRVIRADGSIGDYGGHPETKRFLLDLESRAIEGAETGRAV is encoded by the coding sequence ATGCCTCCTGCATCCGTCGCCTCGACCTATGTTCTGCACCCCACTCCCCTCGGGGACGTCCTCATCGTGAGCACCCCCGAAGCCGTGATCTCCTGCCACCCCGTGTATGACGATCCGGGCGCCGAACTGGCTGCTCTCACGCACGCATTGGGCATCGAGCCGAAGCCCGGGCTCACGGATGCCGCACAGCGTCTCTCCGCACAGCTCGACGAGTACTTCACGGGAGACCGGATGGCGTTCGATGTGCCCCTCGATTGGCGGCTGGCGAGGGGGTTCACGCGCGAGGCCTTGCAGGCGGTGAGCCGGATCCCCTTCGGCGAGACCGCCGGCTACGGTGAGGTCGCGGTCATGGCCGGGCATCCCCGGGCTGCGCGGGCCGTCGGCACCGCGTGCGCGACGACGCCCTTCTCCCTTGTCGTTCCGGTCCACCGCGTCATCCGAGCCGACGGGTCGATCGGCGACTACGGCGGCCACCCCGAGACGAAGCGATTCCTCCTCGACCTCGAATCGCGCGCGATCGAGGGAGCCGAGACCGGCCGCGCCGTGTAG
- a CDS encoding LuxR C-terminal-related transcriptional regulator, giving the protein MALASSPDTEHDLLARAVAQLPQATKFPVAFGGLTTNGLLPVTATAGTRTRSLAGLVVQPERGLGGRSLVEKRARLAIDYRTARGITHDYDRAILGEGISTLFAVPVMVDGQAHGVLYCGSWAESAIGDVVARAAFSVADSLATELRVRREIDRRLSDIVTPSPTTLGSAAREELRESYAEIRSIAATVSDEALKRRLEAIERRLAALSGDGSATPLEVRLSPREIDVLASVAVGATNAEVAASLGLRDGTVKSYLQSAMSKLDVSTRHAAVTKARRAGILP; this is encoded by the coding sequence GTGGCCCTGGCATCCTCCCCCGATACGGAGCACGATCTGCTTGCACGCGCAGTTGCGCAGCTTCCGCAGGCCACGAAGTTCCCCGTCGCGTTCGGTGGGCTCACGACCAACGGCCTCTTGCCCGTCACCGCCACCGCGGGCACCCGCACCCGATCTCTTGCCGGACTCGTCGTGCAACCCGAGCGCGGCCTGGGTGGTCGTTCGCTTGTCGAAAAGCGCGCGCGACTGGCGATCGACTACCGAACGGCGCGTGGAATCACGCACGATTACGATCGCGCGATTCTCGGCGAAGGAATCTCGACACTTTTCGCGGTACCCGTCATGGTCGACGGCCAAGCTCACGGCGTGCTTTATTGCGGATCCTGGGCCGAATCCGCCATCGGAGACGTCGTCGCGCGCGCGGCATTCAGCGTTGCTGACTCCCTCGCAACAGAATTGCGCGTACGCCGGGAAATAGACCGCCGCCTGTCGGATATAGTCACCCCGTCACCGACCACGCTCGGCAGCGCCGCACGCGAGGAATTGCGAGAGAGCTACGCCGAAATCCGCAGTATTGCCGCGACGGTTTCGGATGAGGCCCTGAAGCGTCGCCTCGAGGCCATCGAAAGGCGGCTCGCCGCTCTCAGCGGTGACGGATCGGCAACCCCCCTGGAGGTGCGCCTCTCTCCGCGCGAAATCGACGTGCTCGCCAGCGTTGCCGTGGGCGCAACAAACGCCGAGGTCGCGGCGTCGCTCGGACTGCGAGACGGCACGGTGAAGTCCTATCTGCAGTCGGCGATGTCGAAACTTGACGTTTCCACGCGGCATGCGGCAGTGACAAAGGCACGACGCGCGGGAATTCTGCCCTGA
- a CDS encoding histone-like nucleoid-structuring protein Lsr2 — protein MARKIVHQLVDDLDGTVLEIGEGETLTFSLDGVAYEIDLTETNASALRDALAPYVAAGRRISASQSASASGRKRRRSGQQDYGAIRAWAKENGYSVSERGRVPASVLDAYNAAN, from the coding sequence ATGGCACGCAAAATCGTTCATCAACTCGTCGATGACCTCGACGGAACCGTTCTCGAAATCGGCGAGGGAGAAACGCTGACGTTCTCTCTCGACGGAGTCGCCTACGAGATCGACCTCACCGAGACGAACGCCTCGGCTTTGCGGGATGCGCTGGCCCCGTATGTCGCAGCCGGACGCCGAATCTCGGCATCACAGAGCGCGTCAGCATCAGGACGCAAGCGCCGCCGGTCCGGGCAGCAGGACTACGGCGCGATCCGCGCGTGGGCCAAGGAGAACGGCTACTCGGTCTCGGAGCGCGGGCGAGTGCCGGCATCCGTGCTCGACGCGTACAACGCCGCCAACTGA
- a CDS encoding acyltransferase family protein gives MTPDPSPHPAPRRDIQGLRALAVLAVVGAHAVGWPAGGFVGVDIFFVISGFLITGMLLAELRRRGRVSLGGFYARRARRILPAALVTLGAVVGAAFLLFNTVRADQTLWDAVSAALFVSNWHFAAQGTDYFHAADAVSPLQNFWSLSVEEQFYLAWPGLLVILALLVPIAARRRGVIRIVVAVAAGAVVAASFAWALTQTGAQPTVAYFSTLTRAWELAAGALLAAAVPVLARIPRAVGITLSWVGLAGAVSALVIIEPTEPGFPAPWAALPVAATCLVLAGGVAGDPRQRHLFPLSNPVSVFVGDMSYSLYLWHFPVIVFAATLLPASDQRLWIVLAAIAVLSLASYFIVEQPLRYAPWLGARTPAAPDRGASARSSATPQPPAAPARAASAAPAASSTRPPGWTPGTRYFPDSRRGPLPPAAPAASAAPIAWTAPAAPAAPAVDVPVAPADDATVTDGEVAAGRLWRERFGAQIFLATAGLLAVALGTATWVHATSGAGPLIQVPALAAPTAPAPAEDPTAQLQAELAAAVTATAWPELHPSLDEVMAQSSGANPAHDCFSPTVTPDPAACTWGSGDAPTHVYLVGDSTAMAYAPAFRALADSSGGQIAATTVGLYGCRFTDVLVQNDGDGIMAACEQRKEFVRQLIAADQPALVVLSNAFTLGRSTAGVDLSAQDLAAAAQAEAATYGMAGRVVYLAPPPQGVNLGACYSPVSSPSACMSAVDDTWKAMWEATVAAAAATGDHAIDALPFSCWEEICPAFAGTIPTKYDQTHLTVPYSEHIAPYLEWALQSQGLLPGG, from the coding sequence ATGACTCCCGATCCTTCCCCTCACCCTGCGCCTCGCCGCGACATCCAGGGCCTGCGCGCTCTTGCCGTCCTGGCGGTCGTCGGCGCGCATGCCGTGGGGTGGCCCGCCGGAGGATTCGTCGGGGTCGACATCTTCTTCGTGATTTCCGGCTTTCTCATCACGGGGATGCTGCTCGCCGAGTTGCGCCGTCGGGGCCGCGTGTCGCTCGGCGGCTTCTATGCGCGTCGCGCACGTCGCATCCTTCCCGCTGCTCTCGTCACCCTCGGCGCGGTCGTGGGTGCCGCGTTCCTGCTGTTCAATACGGTCCGGGCCGACCAGACGCTGTGGGATGCCGTCAGCGCGGCGCTGTTCGTCTCGAACTGGCACTTCGCGGCTCAGGGCACGGACTACTTCCACGCCGCCGATGCCGTCTCACCGCTGCAGAACTTCTGGTCACTCTCGGTCGAGGAACAGTTCTACCTCGCCTGGCCGGGCCTGCTCGTTATTCTCGCGCTGCTGGTGCCCATCGCAGCGCGCCGACGCGGGGTCATCCGGATCGTCGTGGCGGTCGCGGCGGGAGCGGTTGTTGCGGCATCCTTCGCGTGGGCGCTGACGCAGACCGGGGCGCAGCCCACCGTCGCCTACTTCTCCACGCTGACGCGGGCCTGGGAGCTCGCGGCCGGGGCGCTCCTGGCCGCAGCGGTCCCGGTGCTTGCCCGCATTCCTCGGGCGGTGGGAATCACGCTGAGCTGGGTGGGACTTGCCGGTGCTGTCTCCGCGCTCGTGATCATCGAGCCGACCGAGCCCGGCTTCCCCGCGCCGTGGGCCGCGCTGCCGGTTGCGGCGACCTGTCTCGTGCTTGCCGGGGGCGTGGCAGGGGATCCGAGGCAGCGACACCTTTTCCCTCTCAGCAACCCCGTCAGTGTCTTCGTCGGCGACATGTCGTACTCGCTGTACCTGTGGCACTTCCCGGTCATCGTCTTCGCCGCAACCCTGCTCCCCGCCTCCGATCAGCGGTTGTGGATCGTGCTTGCGGCCATTGCCGTGCTCAGTCTCGCCTCGTACTTCATCGTTGAGCAGCCGTTGCGGTACGCGCCGTGGCTGGGTGCTCGGACGCCGGCAGCGCCAGATCGGGGAGCATCCGCTCGGTCCTCGGCGACGCCCCAGCCGCCCGCCGCGCCGGCCCGTGCGGCCTCCGCAGCCCCCGCTGCGAGCTCGACGCGGCCGCCGGGATGGACCCCGGGGACCCGGTACTTTCCCGACAGTCGACGGGGTCCGCTTCCCCCGGCCGCCCCCGCAGCGTCCGCCGCTCCCATTGCATGGACTGCTCCCGCCGCCCCTGCCGCGCCGGCCGTGGACGTTCCGGTCGCGCCCGCGGACGATGCGACGGTGACCGATGGCGAGGTCGCTGCCGGTCGGCTGTGGCGTGAACGGTTCGGCGCGCAGATCTTCTTGGCGACGGCAGGTCTGCTGGCCGTCGCGCTGGGAACGGCAACCTGGGTACACGCCACCTCGGGTGCCGGCCCGCTCATTCAGGTGCCGGCGCTCGCTGCTCCCACGGCACCGGCGCCGGCGGAAGACCCGACAGCGCAGCTGCAGGCAGAGCTTGCTGCAGCAGTCACGGCGACGGCCTGGCCCGAGCTGCATCCATCGCTCGACGAGGTGATGGCGCAGTCATCCGGAGCGAACCCCGCGCATGACTGCTTCTCGCCGACCGTGACGCCTGACCCGGCGGCGTGTACATGGGGGAGCGGCGATGCGCCGACCCACGTGTATCTCGTCGGCGACTCCACGGCGATGGCCTATGCGCCGGCGTTCCGGGCGCTCGCGGATAGCAGCGGCGGGCAGATCGCGGCGACGACGGTCGGGCTGTACGGATGCCGATTCACCGACGTGCTCGTGCAGAATGACGGCGATGGCATCATGGCCGCCTGTGAGCAGCGCAAGGAGTTCGTGCGGCAGCTGATCGCAGCCGATCAGCCCGCGCTCGTCGTGCTGTCGAACGCCTTCACGCTCGGACGCTCGACGGCCGGCGTAGACCTGTCAGCGCAGGACCTCGCCGCCGCGGCTCAGGCCGAAGCCGCCACCTACGGGATGGCGGGGCGTGTCGTCTACCTCGCCCCGCCTCCGCAGGGCGTCAACCTCGGCGCGTGCTACTCACCGGTGTCATCACCGTCTGCGTGCATGTCGGCGGTCGACGACACGTGGAAGGCGATGTGGGAAGCCACGGTGGCCGCCGCGGCGGCAACCGGTGATCACGCCATCGATGCGCTGCCGTTCAGTTGCTGGGAAGAGATCTGCCCCGCCTTCGCCGGAACGATTCCCACGAAGTACGACCAGACGCACCTCACCGTCCCGTACTCCGAGCACATCGCTCCGTACCTGGAGTGGGCGCTTCAGAGTCAGGGTCTGCTTCCCGGCGGGTGA